In Edaphobacter paludis, a single window of DNA contains:
- a CDS encoding aldo/keto reductase encodes MERREFLKQSALTAAAAATTRISSAATPTNQIARRPLGKTGEHLSIIGFGGIVVMNEDPSQSKNIVAEAVDRGVNYFDIAPSYGNAQERLGPALAPYRKNCFLACKTEGRMKDDSRKQLEESLRLLKTDHVDLYQFHALTKMTDLDKVLGPGGAMETMEAAKKEGKIRYIGFSVHSAETALAAMDRYNFDTVLFPVNFVLFSQANFGPQILKRAQEKGIGILALKSMAKTVWPADQKQNHPEPKCWYQPAAFPDEASLGLRWTLGHPVTAALPPGDEKYFRLAMDVAQNYKPLEQHEEQALLARATGVEPIFHLGNDV; translated from the coding sequence ATGGAACGTCGTGAATTCTTGAAGCAGAGCGCGCTTACCGCTGCCGCTGCCGCCACTACCAGAATCTCTAGTGCTGCTACACCAACCAATCAGATTGCGCGTCGTCCTCTAGGCAAGACTGGGGAGCATCTCTCCATCATCGGATTTGGCGGCATCGTCGTCATGAACGAGGATCCCAGCCAGTCGAAGAATATCGTTGCCGAGGCCGTGGACCGCGGCGTGAACTACTTCGACATCGCCCCCAGCTACGGCAACGCGCAGGAGCGTCTGGGCCCCGCGCTCGCACCCTATCGCAAGAACTGTTTCCTCGCCTGCAAGACCGAAGGCCGAATGAAGGATGACTCGCGCAAGCAGCTGGAAGAATCGCTGCGACTGCTCAAGACCGATCACGTCGATCTCTACCAGTTCCACGCGCTGACAAAGATGACCGACCTGGACAAAGTTCTAGGCCCCGGCGGCGCAATGGAGACGATGGAAGCGGCGAAGAAGGAAGGTAAGATTCGCTACATCGGCTTCTCAGTGCACTCAGCCGAGACCGCATTGGCAGCGATGGATCGCTACAATTTCGATACTGTGCTCTTCCCCGTGAACTTTGTGCTCTTCTCGCAGGCGAACTTCGGCCCGCAGATTCTCAAGCGTGCGCAGGAAAAAGGCATAGGCATCCTGGCCCTGAAGTCGATGGCCAAGACAGTCTGGCCTGCCGACCAGAAACAAAATCATCCTGAGCCAAAGTGCTGGTATCAGCCTGCGGCCTTCCCCGACGAGGCTTCGCTTGGACTGCGCTGGACGCTTGGGCACCCCGTCACGGCTGCGCTGCCTCCGGGCGACGAAAAATATTTCCGCCTCGCAATGGACGTCGCTCAAAACTACAAGCCTCTTGAACAACACGAGGAGCAGGCACTCTTGGCCCGAGCGACCGGCGTGGAGCCAATCTTCCACCTTGGAAACGACGTATAG
- the rpsL gene encoding 30S ribosomal protein S12, translating into MPTFHQLVKQGRTPTRYKTASPALQGSPQRRGVCTRVYTQTPKKPNSALRKVARVRLTNGIEVTTYIPGIGHNLQEHSIVLIRGGRVKDLPGVRYHVVRGTLDSVGVANRKQSRSKYGAKRPKAAAK; encoded by the coding sequence GTGCCTACGTTCCATCAGCTCGTTAAGCAGGGCCGCACGCCCACCCGTTATAAGACCGCCAGCCCGGCATTGCAGGGTTCGCCCCAGCGCCGTGGAGTCTGCACCCGCGTTTACACCCAGACCCCGAAGAAGCCGAACTCGGCCCTCCGTAAGGTTGCCCGTGTTCGCCTCACCAACGGGATCGAGGTCACGACCTATATCCCGGGCATCGGCCACAACCTGCAGGAGCACTCGATTGTGCTGATTCGCGGCGGCCGTGTGAAGGATTTGCCGGGCGTTCGCTACCACGTTGTTCGTGGAACCCTGGACTCGGTCGGTGTTGCCAATCGTAAGCAGAGCCGCTCGAAGTACGGCGCAAAGCGTCCGAAGGCTGCTGCCAAATAA
- the rpsG gene encoding 30S ribosomal protein S7 — protein sequence MPRKGYIAKREVAPDPVYNSTLVTKFVNSMMWGGKKSTAQGIFYTAMTNLEQKGGDEALKLFKKAIENCKPLLEVKSRRVGGANYQVPIEVLPERRTSLAIRWLVTYGRARGEKGMVEKLTAELLDAANGRGAAMKKKEDVHRMAEANKAFAHYRW from the coding sequence ATGCCCAGAAAAGGCTATATCGCGAAGCGTGAAGTTGCACCGGACCCGGTGTACAACTCGACCCTGGTTACAAAGTTTGTCAACTCCATGATGTGGGGCGGCAAGAAGTCGACCGCGCAGGGCATCTTCTACACTGCCATGACCAATCTGGAGCAGAAGGGTGGCGACGAGGCCCTCAAGCTGTTCAAGAAGGCGATTGAGAATTGCAAGCCTTTGCTCGAAGTTAAGAGCCGCCGCGTTGGCGGTGCGAACTATCAGGTACCGATCGAAGTTCTGCCAGAGCGCCGCACCTCGCTTGCGATTCGCTGGCTTGTAACTTATGGCCGCGCCCGTGGCGAGAAGGGCATGGTGGAGAAGTTGACGGCCGAGCTGCTCGACGCCGCCAATGGCCGTGGCGCTGCAATGAAGAAGAAGGAAGACGTTCACCGCATGGCTGAAGCAAACAAGGCGTTTGCTCACTATCGCTGGTAA